GATACAAAAGCACGAATGCACAGACGATATCAGTTCTTCAAGATCGCTGTCAAATGGCCAACATCATATTGTAATACTGGCCATTTTTCTTGTCAAGGACCAATTGTAGTAAATTTCACAATCCATGGTCTCTTTCCAATGTATTTTCCTAATACTATTGTTCCTCCCTATGATGAAGATAGTGGATGCACTGATATCACACCCATGAATGAAGATGATATTGATGTaagtacatacatatacatatatatatatcagtttTAGTTTTTGTCTCTTTCCTTTTATGCATCTTCAACTCGATCTAATTATAGATAGCTGACAATTATCTTTATGTTATTGTCCGTGTCAACAGCTCGATTACCTACGATCGATACTAGATGAAATGAATATGTATTGGCTGGATGTTGTGTACGACAATTGGGTGAGAATGAATCTAGCACTTTGGCGAAGACAATTTTGGAGACACGGCAAGTGTTTTGACTATCCTGATCATCCTTTATACCATTTCAACATTGCCTTAGATTTTATAAGGAGGGTCAATCTTCTTCAGATACTCGACGATGGTAAGTATATATAAAGTGATAATAATCTGCAAAAAGGAATTTTAAAATTCTTACAGAAACATAGACTGTTACAAATTCATatgtcccacatcgcttggcCAAGCCTAGTGATATGGGTTTATTATATAAACTAGCCCCCTCTCACATTTATGAGGTTTCTTCTCATCGGTCCAAGTACTAGGGGTGTTCGCGGTCTGTTTCGATGGGTTTTTTGAGGttttttgaaatgaaaataaCCAAATAAATTGTCGGTTTTTTTGTCGGTTCGATTTGATTTTTAGTGAAAAAATGTGTAACTTTGTATTATAAAAAATCGACCAATCATTTCGGTTTCAGTTTTGGTGGGTTTTTTGAACAGTCCTatcaagtaccattaagtgtGATGGTCTAGGGAGGAACAAAGCCGTGAGGGCTCGAGGTATTAACGACaattataaactcaaaacaaacATTATCATGGATGTGAGTAGGGTTGAGATTTTTTACTTCAACTATAGATAtcctagaattttttttcttgatttttcttaaaCTACTCAATCATACATGGTTTATCTGTGTTCTTGTTTTACCTTAAAATAACAACACATCCATAATCGATTAAGGTGAAAGAATTTGATAGTAAGTGGCATTCTTAATCTTTACATGTATTTTCTCACATTAAACAGCAAGAATTACTCCTCGCAATAGAGAAGGATATCTTGCATCCTACATCGCTGGTAATATTAGCAGGGCTGGGAGAAAGAGAGTTCAAATTCGCTGTAACGAGGACGCACATAAAGTCTTGCAACTCTTTGAGGTCGTAATATGCTTCGAGCCGAATGGTGTTGCTATACCTTGCGCACATGGTTACATTGACTGCACCGAGAATGATATGATAAACTTCCCTCTTCCTTAATCAAGTGTGTATTAGATTATAATAATAGATAGTGCTTTGAACCACCGACACTTCCATAAAATGTTCTATATTTTGTAAGTTATATATGAAACAGTGTtgtcatatattatgtgggaaTAACGTCTACGTATATTTTGTTTGTCACCGATTTTGttcactgtgggagccttgtgcatgtgTATGTGTtgtctaaaaaaaaaacttattgtgATACCTTAATCTAACTACCAGTAATAAACTTGTCCTATAGATGAACGTTAAAAGTAACctcttattatgtttttttttttaacacctCTTGTACCTGGTCTCCATTACATTGAAATATTTGTCACGTTTCCTACAAATAAATCTTGAAGTTTTTCTAGCAATTGGCGCTCCATTTGTTTCACCAAATATAATTTGATgaagaatgttttttttttatgtaatatatatatgtatttttaacaACCTGAGTGATAAtttagtggtgaatctctctgagATCAAACCGTATACACTCGGAAGGTCTTGAATTCAATTCCTACGTACTAGGAGTAATACCCTTATGACAACGCAATGAACTTTGGTCCAACTTACCATATCGGATATTCAAAAGATAAACATGCATGGTATCGTTCTATGTTAAAGTAAATATAATTCATTTGTTTATAATTAAAAACTTTCTTGTTGGGAAAATGTTAGATAGCTAAGACAAAAATAGTTTGCCTACGCATTTATTACAATTATTTGGAGTTAAAatgaatgggaaaaaaaaattgtatttattAGATGTTAATCGAACGGTCTACAATGATTCTTTAAAAAGCTAAAAGGTGTAGGTTCTTAAAGCCTTAAACTTAAAGGGGTGAATAAGGCCCAATCCATTAAAACacaaccaaacaagagaatgagCTTTTGATTCACTTCAGCCAAACCTAACATCAACGTCCACAACCGTGTGCAGAACCATTATATGTACTATCCATATTTCATAGTCGTTAGGTACCGCTTGATTGCCACTCATGCAAATACGTAAAAGAAAGATTACTTGCACCGTGCGGACATAAATTTAAAATCCATAAAACTTTAATTTATACAAGAATTTTTCTATATGCACTTAAAGTCTTACAATGTGAATCTATGTTTTCAAAACCAACACACGACATACTTGCCTTGCTCAATATCTCTATTTTTTATGAAGGAATATTTAGTGAACACTTAAAGAACCttcttttatgaaaaaaaaaaatctttctatTGTTGggttcaaaattaaaattcgATAGCGTTACgtatatttaataaattcagCCATAATAAGCTATAATATGTAATTAAACAACGtaataataaaaatcaatgtaattagcTAACGTAATAATACAatttaatgtaattagataacttAATACTGttataaaaaaattgttagGGAGACGAAGAGTTTTGGCTAAAAATTTGCTCATTACATTACTTTGACTGGGTCAACATTGGCCTCATCTTTTACGTAATTGGTCGAATGATAGCctgactatatacatatatatccgaGAATAGTGGCTTCATGTCTCCATGAGTGCGTAATATCTTCACATTCCCCTctcaaaaaaaacttatttaatTACGTGATCAATATGTTTATTCTTTTCCACATTCATCTGCGAAATCTATACACATACAATGACGTGAAAACcaagcaacaaaaacaaaaaagggtaATACCTGCACATGAtcgaaattaattaattgatgtgTTGTTCTCAAAGAAAGCAATTCAGAGTTGGCAAACATGCAAGCCAATGTCGGAAGTTGTTAATTGTGTTAATACCTGTATTCACACCAATATAGTGTAAATCACcgatataatttataaataaaaattcaatctctcaatcaagataacctttttaaggacaaaaattgTACGAATCTTAGGACAAGCTTGAATAATATCTCTTCGAATTGTTTGAGTTGAATTTATGTGCTACTCTCACAAAGAAATTtgggataataaaaaaaaattaatctctATTTAATCCGAACTTCTCTTttacatggattttttttttagaatcgAACTTGGATCAGTTTCCTAAATCAATGCTCTCcttgttgattttctcttcTATACGTGGGAAATTAGTAagatcataatatatatgtattgtaaTCACCAAAATATATCTTTAAGTAATCAATAATAATATTCTTTTCCCTTTCCATTTCTTAATTGAGAAGAATTGTTTAATTTCTAACTAAACTTTGACTCCAAGCTAAGACCTAATTGAAGATCCAAATATTTACAAGATTGCTTTGATGAAGCAGCCTTCACAATCACAGGCCGTCTGATTATCTTCTGATCCTCCAATCTCTCATCAGCCCTCATTAGCGTAAGCATGCCCGCTTCTCGCCTCTGTGCGCGTCGTTTTGACCCATTGACACGAAAATCATGGTCAAACTGGTTGAAACTAATCTGAGGAGACTGATCCTCATGGAATGTAAGCAGATCAGATGAATTAGCACTATTATAACAAGAGGGATCATAGTACCATGGAGTAGTACCGGATCCATGGTATCCAAACCCttgattaataataatattattattattagaagGCTGAAGATAATTATAGTTGATGCTAGCCTTCCTTGCTTGAAGCTCcaacctcttcttcttcattctttcCTTCTTGTGTGCATTCTGGTGACCCCCTAATGCTTGTGAGTTTGCAAACTCCTTGAAACAATACTGGCACTCGAACTTCTTGTCGTCGACAACCGCTACGACGTCGTCCTTGGAAGCCTtcttgttgctgttgttgttgttgtattcTCTTGTAGGGGAAGGAGAAATACTTGTTGATGAATTCACACTTTCATGATCTCCTTCACTAGGGTTATTAGTTGGGTAATTGAGCTCAAACCCAAATAGTTTCAGCctcttttgatcaacaacaGTACTCGAGTAATCGACATCTTTGTTCATCACTATGGCacttaaatttaatttgaagCTTTTTGGGGATGTAGGTTTACAAGTATTGTGAGAGATGGTACTACCATTTTATAGTGAATTCATGATATGGGTGCATTGCATCTCAAAACAggattaatttttaataatttaatctaGAATTAATATATAGCATAAAGGCAATAGAAAATTAATTTAGAAAAGTCAGAGATTGGAAGGCCATCTCATGccatttttgttgattttttttcacattttatagTAGATATACCTCAAACTTTCTCAATCAAAGTAGATTTCGTGTgcctttttatataaaaaaaaatgcacccACTTGGACATTAAAATCATATATATTCCATGCTTAAAGAGAGGATAAAGGTTAATTAGTATAATATtaactttaattaattgattgattgattaacaAAAGTCAAACAAAGTTGGAGATGCAATCTCCTGGAAGGAATTAAGGGTCTCTGACAAATCTCCCACTGTACGTTAAAAGCATATCTAACACTAATTATTATCTTAACATTAATTATTATCTCCCAATGTCCTAATTAATGGATGATTCATGCATTGTCCTCTACcaaacacatatataacatatgacagttttatatatatatatatatatatatatatatatattataaaaacaTTTTATGTAGCTGTGTGGGTGACAAGTCCAATCCACTATAGTCTCCAATAatgtatataaaaaatatgaaatttgtAGAAAATGTGATTATTCAGCACTTGAAGAAGCTTCTTTGTAATTATCCTCTCCACCCAAAacaccttatatatatatatatatatatatatacaaacaatgATTTTAATATGTAGCTATCTTGaccatagatatatatatgttttggaaaAGGTATTAGAATAGTATTAAAAGGAAGAGGAGTAGTTGTTaagctaattaattaaacaacgaaatatttatttattaagatTAAGTGGGTAATGATGTAAGCATATATACTAATAAGGGTCTTGTATGAGATCTGATCATATCTTCTTAGAGCAGACAAAAacctaacattttttttatacccCAAAAGCATATGTTTTTCAGGTGAATCAAAGtcataatttaaatattaattatattgtatGAATTATAATCAAAAGCATTTGTGTTGGACAGTTGTTGTAAGTTGGAccccacacttttttttttgtagcttTGAGAACATGTTGGTGATTATAACTATTATAGATTGTGTTTATTATTCCATTTGTCTCATCCTAGATCATGTTTTATTGGCTTACACTTCTTCCACCAATAGCTGTTCATGTTCAATCAATATTCCCACTCCTTTTTCTGGTGTATTCAAATAACTTACACTTTTAATTTTCATAACTTTTTGATGGGTGGGAATGTGTCGttgatttcttttttgggtGTATAATGGGTAAATCTTTCAGGATCAGATCACGTTCACATAGTACACATGTTGAATAAGTCAATATAAATCCTAGGTACGTGATTCTCCCATCTCAAACGTACTAAGTATTTACAGGTTCTCTGAATTATGCGAGTGACTCCgacaaaatttatttgacatGAGAGTTGAACCCAGAACCCGTTGTTTTGACAAGGGTTTATTGTGATAACTGAGACTACTTAACTATTTAATGTTTGAGAGATCAAATCCAGTTAAGCATGCTGTCAGCAAGCTAGCATATATAGTTGGGTATTCTATGTTTGGGCACCCAGACATGTGGAATCAAATGAGAAAGAAGTTGGGATGATGTGGTGGGTACGTAGGTGGGTTTGATTGATTGACCTTCAATTCATTTATATTTCATGGACTGTCCCACCATATCAGCCACCCCAAATCTCCAATACTCATCCAGTTAATCCAAAACAAATCATAATTGTCATTCAAAAGCCTAACATGAGGATGCCAAGATTGACTCACGCAACAACAAGATGTTTGAAAtaataatttatcatttaatttagATTAAAACTACAAAAATCCATTACTTTATTGGAAGGCatatatgggtttttttttttatatatatttatattatcatTAATCAACGGAAGCATATATGGGTTGAGACCAAGACCATATATCTTTGGCACAAgtactaaataaaatatatattgatacTTTTAATCTGTCGAAGTAAGGAACCATGGCATATATGTTCCAAATAGGAGAACAATCCAAGAAACCAAAGAACAACATTAAGATATATTGACTAATATGTGTTGAAGGACATCCAAAAATCGGCTAAGATGTGTTGAAGGACAAACTTTGTGATTAACGATCCGACTGTtactttttgatgtgttttgtgcgAGCATGAAATATTGGGTTCATTGACATGTGTAGAGCACTTAAGTTGTCACAAAATAATTCTAGAAGTTGCTTCAATTTGATTCCAATATTGTCGTAACGAAGAAATGTGATCCAAGTAAGTTCCGTTGTGGTTCCTGCCACGAAGCTAAATTCTGCTTCGTAGCTTGATATAGAGATGATAGGTTGATTCTTGGATGTCCATGAGATGCAATTAACACCCAAAAATATACATGATCCGGATGtgcttctttttgtttcttgacaTCCTTCCCAATCTGCATCCCCTATATTAGTTGGATTCCGTTCAGGCTTGGGCCTATGTCTATAAGGGCCAGTAGTAGGCCTAGGCATTTCCAATTGCGTTGTGGAGAGTGGAGACACTTGTAATATTCTAAAGGCACGTTTAGTTGTTAAGTGTAAATAGGAAATAGAGATTTGTGATTAAAAGAAATATGGGAATGAGTACATCAGAGAATCAGAGTGGCAATGTTATTGTACTATTACTaatatacatttattttttagggtttagggtgtaattttttttaatcgctTGGGTGATAACTTAGTTGTGAATCTCTATGAGTCAAACCAAGTGGAATCAGAAGGTTCTGAGTTCGATTTTATGGTCATGCGCTAAGTTTTGacctaacttagtctattatTAAGTGGGAAACTTCTGTACACGCTAGCCTAACGATACAAATTTACGCCCATATTGAATGTATAAAGGGCAAACTTCTAATGGTAACATCTTTtgtacttacaaaaaaaaaagtgtaacaTATGCCATTAAAATGGCCAACACCATCAATCCCATTTTAAAATTCTTGTACTAGTTAATAACAAGGTTTCATTTGTGCTAGTGGTCGATTAAGCTCTCAAATATTAGCATAACAAACACTCTTAATATTACAAGAACTActtttagaggaaaaaaaaagtacacgTCAAATTTAAATGTATCAAGAGTTCACATATAGAGGCAGATTGCAATTTATAATTGAAGaatactattaaaaaaaaagcatgaGCTAGCCCAATTATTATAGGAGGCAACCCAAACAAACCCAGTTACTACAGGTCGAAGCTAATACACTGGGCTCAGGAAAAAGACCTTGTTGTGTAAGGGATGAACTTATCCTTATATACCACTAGGTTGAGACTTAGccaaccgatgtggtatttatATTCTTCAACAtacaagagaataaaaatactTGTATATATCTCATAcaaaatctgaaaaatcatGATATTATAAGAAGCAGACCACGACACCTAGCTAGGACCGTAAGAGCTTCATATTTGGGCTCCTCAAATAAGTCTATGGGTTGAAAATAGTAGGTGTTCAAgcgaataatttcacaaaaTTAAGGTATAACATCACACCTTAATTTCTTTAGTATTAGACCGGCCTACTAACATAACATTACTCACCAAATACATCCCAATCCATCAAATTCAACCCTTTCTTATCAAATTAACAAGAATTGCGTGCAAAACCCATTTACAATTAAGTTTGTATGATTcagtagcatatatatatatatatatatatatgcacaaatAAATCCGCAAATATCTACAACCCCAACTCATGAGGAGAAGGGTTATGACCCCTGTGGAGAAATCACTGAAGATCCAGAAAGTTGCAGCCAGATTTACAGCCTATTGCGGCCCATTTGACATCTAGTCTGTcggaatatatataaatatatatttttatatatatattctttgaattcaaaaaGTTAAGCATGCAGGGGCCACAGATCCAGTAACACTGAGGAAGAGATATAAAGACGACGCTTTCAGTCAAAATTTTCTCAACAAAGTAGTAATTGCAAAGATGAGGAGGAACTAATTGTTCCATCTAAATAAGCCTCTAGCCACAATTCTTCATCAAAATAAGTATTGAAAGATCTGTAAATTACCAATATTTTCATCATATGATAGATATAGACAAACattaagagagagaatatatattaagattaaaaaaaaataccacatcAATATAcccagctatatatatatatgttttacatGCAATAAGCTTCACAGTAATACCCCCAGCTCCCACAAAGGACAGTGTAATTATTTGTGGTAAAAAATTATGGAATCTTCACAACATCCAAAAACTCATGCTACCAAACCTCTTTTTTTGTGGAGAAGAATAGATGAGCTATCAAAAAGGCACTAATCTATATGCATGTAAGGCTACAAGTCACTAATTATTAATGTAGAAGAACACCCAAAGatgagaacatatatatatatatatatacacacacacacatacacacataattCTTGGTTATCATATATAAGTATCCAACACTTGAGTTAGCTAGAGGCTCAACAAGGTCCAACAATTATAAACTAAAACAGTCACTACATGTATGCACATTTAGTTAATAATATATGACtgctatgtgtgtgtgtgtgtatatattcgcAGAAAGAACCACGTACTATTAATCAACTTTGATCATCTAAATTGATTCTCTCCTTAAACTGTAAATTAGTAggactaaatatatatatactcagtaCTCACACGTACACCAGTAGTGAAGCATTCAAACTCATCATACATataactctctttttttcctgttaACAAATTCGATTAACATACTTCTATATATAGATATCTATAGATAGAAATATTTATGTAAGATCGCGagattacacacacacacgcacacacatatatacatatatcttctAAATCGCAATCcaaaaaatcaaaccctaattccaGAGATGTACAAGCAATCCATGATTATAGATCTGGTACTTGCATTGAAATAGAAATCGAGCTATTGATATTCAAAATAGAAATATACGCACGCGTATATATTCACACATGACATGATAGTGGGactaatctatatatatatataaataacatGATTATTCAACTGCTCATGTTCTCAAGAAGAGCATTTATTgagcatacatacatatatacaagtgGAAATTCAGATCACCAGGGTCTCTCATTTGCTACATTAAACAACTTGCACCAAAATGGTATCACTggcaaacaaacaaagaaaagccATGTATCTCTCTCAACATTTATTTCAAGATAGAAAGacgatatagagagagagagagggagagaaagagagagagagtcataTTTCTCTAGCTTAATTATGGCAAAAAACACACATACCCACATAACAAAAGTAgcaaatcaaagaaaattaatCCATAAGAACAAAACCTATTTCAAACTTATATGTAGATCGTAGATATATATGCTTGATCGATCGATCTACGAATAGGAAACAAATCGGACCGTGATGCTTCGATTCCCCgacaaagagaagagagaggaaagtttcaaaaagaaaagaaaaagaaacccttTTCATGGTGGAAGATAgggtttcttcatcttcatcttcatcttcatcttcatcttcatattGATAACTGGAAGAACAAAACTTCTacgtctctcttctttttccttgCTGATCTACTCTTGGACTTGGAGGGTGATTTTGATGGGGTTGATAGATAGTAAAAGTAGTGGTGAAGAAGAAAGTGAGGGACTAATGATGTTGACGAGAGGAAGAAggtagaggaagaggaagacatgatgatgatgatggtgtgtTGAATAGAATGAGTGGTAATAAGCCAAAGATTTGCGTGCTACTTATCTTTCTTTGGTAGCCCGGCCCTTGATGGccatttattctctctttcacATGGAGACACAATTATATAATGAACCCCACCCACCAAatagttttcttttgaaaacaTTAAAAGTCTATTTGGTTTTCTCTTGCCCTATtgcctaaaaataaaaataatttagtcCTAGGTATTTGGATATACACCCACTCTCCCAAAACAGTCAAAGACCTTGGTAAGTCATAAGATGTCAACGTGAAAGATCAAACTGGGTCCTTGGTTTGAAGGATTCATCTTTAACCAATTTAGAAATATACAAAAATCTAACTTAATTAGCTACCTACCTACCTAGGTTGCCTATTTTGTAAACTAATTTTTTCTCGGAAGGGAATTGTTGATGCAATAATTCAACAACCGAAAATGTATTGTGTGTAATTTGAGAGAATAGAATGCAAGACAAAGAGATTTACGTGGTTTggctttgagcctaggtccacggtacAGAATTACAATGTATCATTTTATTGATATCGTTGATACAGAGAAAATATAAAAGGAGAAATAAAGTTCAAAGTGTGTCCTCCTCCCTTCTCCGTTACTGACTATCTCTTTTTTATACTTGTCTTGGACAATTATGTCAATTCGTTGCAGTTGAGGAGGTTTGCAGCAGTTGACGAGGTTTAAAGCAGTTTCAGACATTTAACTGCCGATGTGGAattgccttatcttcggcttcatcCTTCAGCCGTTTGATCGGCCTGTTAAATGTATCGGTTTTGTATTGTCTGTTTGACCATGTCCTTTTGGACTTCATGTTTTTGGTCTTTAAACTTGATGGGTTTTGTTGACCTTGTCTCTGTGGATTTAGTGTTTAGGTCTAACCCGTTTGTATTTTGAACTGGATTGAACTTGACCCTTATAATGGGTTGATCTTGATCCCTATAGGACCAAGAAAGATATGAATATATAAACAATTAATGGATCACATAAAACCATGTGAAATGAGTGTTAAGTCATAGTTCTTCTGTGAATACTGTTGGTGTTGACCATTTCCTAGGTATATGTAGAGAGTAGTATAaactttgtttactttttttagtgattttgacTAACGCGCGTGGGTCATGGTCATTGGATAAGTAACAAAATCTAGCTGTT
This genomic stretch from Tripterygium wilfordii isolate XIE 37 chromosome 22, ASM1340144v1, whole genome shotgun sequence harbors:
- the LOC119991373 gene encoding ribonuclease S-2-like, which codes for MARRLSIGKTIICLLAIIVISLVLDTKARMHRRYQFFKIAVKWPTSYCNTGHFSCQGPIVVNFTIHGLFPMYFPNTIVPPYDEDSGCTDITPMNEDDIDLDYLRSILDEMNMYWLDVVYDNWVRMNLALWRRQFWRHGKCFDYPDHPLYHFNIALDFIRRVNLLQILDDVLSSTIKCDGLGRNKAVRARARITPRNREGYLASYIAGNISRAGRKRVQIRCNEDAHKVLQLFEVVICFEPNGVAIPCAHGYIDCTENDMINFPLP
- the LOC119991827 gene encoding zinc finger protein 5-like — its product is MNKDVDYSSTVVDQKRLKLFGFELNYPTNNPSEGDHESVNSSTSISPSPTREYNNNNSNKKASKDDVVAVVDDKKFECQYCFKEFANSQALGGHQNAHKKERMKKKRLELQARKASINYNYLQPSNNNNIIINQGFGYHGSGTTPWYYDPSCYNSANSSDLLTFHEDQSPQISFNQFDHDFRVNGSKRRAQRREAGMLTLMRADERLEDQKIIRRPVIVKAASSKQSCKYLDLQLGLSLESKFS